From the genome of Mixophyes fleayi isolate aMixFle1 chromosome 2, aMixFle1.hap1, whole genome shotgun sequence, one region includes:
- the CRK gene encoding adapter molecule crk, translating to MAGNFDSEDRASWYWGRQNRQEAVTLLQGQRHGVFLVRDSTTIPGDYVLSVSENSKVSHYIINSVSNNRQSTPGLTQSRFRIGDQEFDSLPALLEFYKIHYLDTTTLIEPVSKSKQSGVIQRPEEVEYVRALFDFNGNDDEDLPFKKGDILRIRDKPEEQWWNAEDSEGRRGMIPVPYVEKYRPPTPGSTLIGGNQENSHPQPLGGPEPGPYAQPSVNTPLPNLQNGPIFARVIQKRVPNAYDKTALALEVGDLVKVTKINVSGQWEGECNGKCGHFPFTHVRLLDQQNPDEDFS from the exons ATGGCCGGCAACTTCGATTCCGAAGACCGAGCGAGCTGGTACTGGGGGAGGCAGAACCGGCAGGAGGCGGTCACTCTCCTGCAGGGCCAGCGGCATGGCGTCTTCCTGGTCCGTGACTCTACCACTATCCCCGGGGATTACGTGCTCTCCGTCAGCGAGAACTCCAAGGTGTCCCATTACATCATCAACAGTGTCAGCAACAACCGGCAGAGCACACCCG GGTTGACTCAATCACGATTCCGAATAGGAGACCAAGAATTTGACTCCTTACCTGCTTTATTGGAATTTTATAAGATACATTATCTGGACACTACCACTTTAATAGAACCCGTTTCCAAATCTAAGCAGTCTGGAGTAATCCAGAGACCAGAAGAAGTAGAGTATGTCCGTGCTCTTTTTGACTTTAATGGGAACGATGATGAAGATCTTCCATTTAAGAAGGGCGACATCCTTAGAATCCGGGACAAACCTGAAGAGCAGTGGTGGAATGCTGAGGACAGCGAAGGAAGACGGGGCATGATACCTGTACCATATGTGGAAAAGTACAGACCTCCAACTCCCGGGTCCACTCTGATTGGAGGTAACCAGGAAAATTCGCATCCGCAGCCACTGGGTGGGCCGGAGCCAGGGCCCTATGCCCAGCCCAGTGTCAACACTCCGCTGCCTAACCTCCAGAATGGGCCCATTTTTGCCAGGGTTATCCAGAAGCGTGTCCCCAATGCCTACGACAAGACAGCCTTGGCTTTGGAG GTTGGTGACCTTGTAAAGGTAACAAAGATCAACGTGAGTGGTCAGTGGGAAGGCGAATGCAACGGAAAATGTGGTCACTTTCCATTTACACACGTGCGTCTGCTGGATCAACAGAACCCTGATGAGGACTTCAGCTGA